From Pusillibacter faecalis, one genomic window encodes:
- a CDS encoding GTP-binding protein produces the protein MTKIDIISGFLGAGKTTLIKKLLAEAFPGEKLVLIENEFGEISIDGGFLKESGVQISEMSAGCICCSLVGDFNQALKDVQAQFQPDRILIEPSGVGKLSDVIVAVENTAAEVPDMKLNSFVTVADATKVKVYMKNFGEFYNNQIESAGTIILSRTQKLSQEKLEAAVALLREKNAGAAILTTPWDQLDGKTILSAMEKVSLADELLAKMRAEHEAEEAEHHHGHEGHEGHHHHDHDGHEHEHEEHHHDEHHDGHHHDGHECDDPNCACHHHHHHADEVFTSWGRETPKTFTKAGIERILSELDSGEYGKILRAKGIIGGEGGAWIEFDYVPEEYEVREGHPDYTGRLCVIGAELSEEKLAELFGL, from the coding sequence ATGACGAAAATTGACATTATTTCTGGTTTTTTGGGCGCCGGCAAAACAACGCTCATCAAAAAGCTGCTGGCGGAGGCATTCCCGGGGGAGAAGCTGGTGCTCATCGAAAATGAGTTCGGTGAGATCAGCATTGACGGCGGCTTTTTGAAGGAGTCCGGCGTGCAGATCAGCGAGATGTCCGCCGGATGCATCTGCTGTTCTCTGGTGGGGGACTTCAACCAGGCCCTCAAGGATGTTCAGGCCCAGTTTCAGCCGGACCGGATTCTGATTGAGCCCTCCGGCGTTGGCAAGCTCAGCGATGTGATTGTGGCGGTGGAGAATACCGCCGCCGAGGTTCCGGATATGAAGCTGAACAGCTTCGTCACTGTGGCGGACGCCACAAAGGTCAAGGTCTATATGAAGAACTTTGGCGAGTTCTATAATAATCAGATTGAGTCTGCCGGGACGATTATCCTCTCCCGGACTCAGAAGCTCAGTCAGGAGAAATTGGAGGCCGCCGTTGCACTGCTGCGGGAGAAGAACGCCGGCGCCGCCATTCTCACAACGCCCTGGGACCAGCTGGACGGCAAAACCATCCTCTCCGCGATGGAGAAGGTCTCCCTGGCTGACGAGCTGCTTGCCAAAATGCGGGCAGAGCATGAGGCGGAGGAGGCTGAGCACCACCACGGCCATGAGGGCCACGAGGGGCACCATCATCATGACCACGACGGGCATGAGCACGAGCATGAGGAGCACCATCACGACGAGCATCATGATGGACACCACCATGACGGCCATGAGTGCGATGACCCCAACTGCGCGTGCCATCATCACCATCATCACGCCGATGAGGTGTTTACCTCCTGGGGCCGTGAGACGCCCAAGACCTTTACCAAAGCGGGCATTGAGCGGATTCTCTCCGAGCTGGACTCCGGAGAGTACGGCAAGATTTTGCGGGCCAAGGGCATTATCGGCGGCGAGGGCGGCGCCTGGATCGAATTTGACTATGTGCCGGAGGAGTATGAGGTCCGGGAGGGCCACCCTGATTACACCGGCCGGCTGTGTGTGATCGGCGCGGAGCTCAGCGAGGAAAAACTGGCGGAGCTCTTCGGCCTGTAA
- a CDS encoding GTP-binding protein: protein MDIPVYLVAGFLDAGKTEFINGVLQDGFARQERTLLICCEEGELEYDPRVLENVTVVTVEDEDDLKCSQMKTWEKEYQPKQVLIEYNGMWQMERLYREVLPANWVLYQIMTFVKADTFEVYAKNMGQLMMEKITNADMLVFNRCTAELREALRKRNLRMVNRRADIYLENEDGTSEDYLTGDECPFDLEQDLIDIPDDDFGVWYVDVMDHPDRWAGKMVHMKLVMCHSKKYPGIHCPGRFAMVCCENDVQFLGLIAKGMGLSQYENRDWIEVTARMAVEKHAAYKGRGPVMHVISIGPCEKPTQEVVTF from the coding sequence ATGGATATTCCTGTTTATCTGGTGGCGGGCTTTCTGGACGCCGGCAAGACGGAGTTCATCAACGGCGTGCTGCAGGACGGCTTTGCACGGCAGGAGAGAACCCTCCTCATCTGCTGTGAGGAGGGGGAGCTGGAGTATGACCCCCGAGTACTGGAGAACGTGACAGTGGTCACGGTGGAGGACGAGGATGATTTGAAGTGCTCCCAGATGAAGACTTGGGAGAAGGAGTACCAGCCCAAGCAGGTGCTGATTGAATACAATGGCATGTGGCAGATGGAGCGTCTCTACCGGGAGGTGCTGCCCGCCAACTGGGTGCTCTATCAGATCATGACCTTTGTGAAAGCAGACACCTTTGAGGTTTACGCCAAGAACATGGGCCAGCTCATGATGGAAAAGATCACCAATGCGGATATGCTGGTGTTTAACCGCTGCACGGCAGAGCTGCGGGAGGCTCTGCGCAAACGCAACCTCCGTATGGTGAACCGCCGGGCAGACATTTACCTGGAAAACGAGGACGGCACCAGCGAGGACTACCTCACCGGAGACGAGTGTCCTTTTGATCTGGAACAGGACCTGATCGACATTCCGGACGATGATTTCGGCGTGTGGTATGTGGACGTCATGGACCACCCGGACCGCTGGGCGGGGAAAATGGTCCACATGAAACTCGTCATGTGCCACTCCAAGAAGTACCCCGGCATCCACTGTCCTGGCCGCTTCGCCATGGTCTGCTGCGAAAACGACGTGCAGTTCCTGGGGCTGATCGCCAAGGGTATGGGCCTGAGCCAGTATGAGAACCGGGACTGGATCGAGGTTACGGCCCGCATGGCGGTAGAGAAGCACGCCGCCTACAAGGGAAGAGGGCCGGTGATGCATGTGATCTCCATCGGTCCCTGCGAGAAGCCAACACAGGAGGTCGTCACCTTCTGA
- a CDS encoding alanine/glycine:cation symporter family protein, producing MLYTLNNALWGPATLALLLGSGIYLTIRLRFLPWRRLGYALRSALGREARRTGGQGVSPFSALMTALAATIGTGNIVGVATALVAGGPGALVWMELSALFGMATIFTESVLAVRFRRRDHRGQWAGGPMYVMEAAFGRRAGRLLGTVFSLFAVGASLGIGSLTQANAIADALSSTFALPAGPVGLVTAGLALLGILGGIRSIAKVTSVLVPVMAVLYLAAGLVVIGGNLGNLPEGLLAILCSAFSPRAAAGGFAGMWAAARWGVARGVFSNEAGLGSAGIAAASADASSPVQQGYISMTGAFFDTIIICTVTGLAICCSGVLGAVDASGAPVDGAALTILAFQTVLGDLGGKCIALFIVLFAFSTILGWEYQGETAFSYLTRDRGRMAYRLVYVLAVLLGARARLETVYLLSDICNALMCMPNLICLMAMSGEAAAAVRHASFGRPLRQKISV from the coding sequence ATGCTGTATACGCTCAATAATGCCCTGTGGGGCCCCGCCACACTGGCCCTGCTGCTGGGTAGCGGAATCTATCTGACCATCCGCCTGCGGTTTCTTCCCTGGCGGCGGCTGGGCTATGCCCTGCGCTCCGCGCTGGGGCGGGAAGCCCGCAGAACGGGCGGGCAGGGTGTCTCCCCCTTCTCCGCCCTGATGACGGCCCTGGCAGCCACCATCGGCACCGGCAATATTGTGGGGGTAGCCACGGCTTTGGTCGCCGGCGGGCCAGGGGCCCTGGTATGGATGGAGCTCTCGGCCCTCTTTGGCATGGCCACCATCTTTACCGAGAGTGTGCTGGCTGTGCGCTTTCGGCGGCGAGACCACCGGGGCCAGTGGGCGGGTGGCCCCATGTACGTGATGGAGGCCGCGTTCGGACGGCGGGCCGGACGGCTTCTTGGCACGGTGTTCTCCCTGTTCGCCGTAGGCGCATCCCTTGGCATCGGCAGTCTGACCCAGGCCAATGCTATAGCGGACGCTCTCTCCAGCACGTTTGCCCTGCCAGCGGGGCCCGTAGGCCTGGTAACGGCAGGGCTGGCGCTGCTCGGCATCCTGGGCGGCATCCGCAGCATCGCCAAAGTGACCTCCGTCCTGGTGCCCGTGATGGCGGTTCTCTACCTCGCGGCGGGGCTTGTGGTGATCGGCGGAAACCTGGGAAACCTGCCAGAAGGGCTGCTTGCGATCCTCTGTTCCGCCTTTTCCCCCCGGGCGGCAGCAGGAGGATTTGCCGGCATGTGGGCTGCGGCCCGCTGGGGTGTCGCCCGGGGCGTTTTCTCCAATGAGGCGGGGCTTGGCTCCGCCGGAATTGCCGCCGCCTCTGCCGACGCCTCCAGCCCGGTCCAGCAGGGCTATATCAGCATGACCGGCGCCTTTTTCGATACCATTATCATCTGTACTGTCACGGGCCTTGCCATCTGCTGCTCCGGCGTCCTGGGAGCGGTAGACGCCTCTGGCGCGCCAGTGGACGGCGCGGCACTGACGATCCTCGCCTTCCAGACCGTTCTGGGGGACCTGGGTGGCAAGTGCATTGCCCTTTTCATTGTGCTCTTCGCCTTCTCCACGATCCTTGGCTGGGAGTACCAGGGGGAAACCGCCTTTTCCTACCTTACCCGGGATCGGGGTCGGATGGCCTACCGTTTGGTATATGTGCTGGCAGTGCTGCTGGGTGCCCGGGCCCGGCTGGAAACAGTCTATCTCCTCTCCGATATCTGCAACGCTCTGATGTGTATGCCGAACCTCATCTGCCTCATGGCCATGAGCGGAGAAGCCGCAGCTGCGGTCCGGCACGCATCCTTCGGGCGTCCTCTCCGCCAAAAAATCTCCGTATAA
- the purB gene encoding adenylosuccinate lyase: protein MSKDKYESPLASRYASEFMLHLFSADMRIETWRRLWVALARAEHNLGLPVTAEQVAELEAHITDIDYETAAQREREVRHDVMAHVYTYGKAAPSAAGIIHLGATSCYVTDNADLVIYREGLRYLRGELLAVVANLAKFAERYKATPTLGYTHYQPAQLVTVGKRAALWMQDFLADLEELDFVLGSLKFLGCRGTTGTEASFLDLFDGDGAKIDEMNRQISAEFGFERCFSVCGQTYPRKVDSRILNVLSAMAQSCYRMANDIRLLQHDRQVEEPFEKHQIGSSAMAYKRNPMRSERICSLSRYLMADAVNAPMTASVQWLERTLDDSANRRISMPEGFLCADAVLRLAQNVTDGLHVNEKIVDRACREYLPFIATENLMMEGVKRGGDRQELHEIIRTCSMAATARMKEGEPCDLLSRLAAEPAFGMTEAEMEAVLDPKLYIGRCAQQVDAFLEEEAPLLAGASQEKPEITL from the coding sequence ATGTCTAAAGACAAGTACGAATCCCCTCTGGCGTCCCGGTACGCCTCGGAGTTTATGCTGCATCTCTTCTCCGCCGACATGCGGATTGAGACCTGGCGACGCCTGTGGGTGGCTCTGGCCCGGGCGGAGCACAACTTAGGGCTTCCCGTCACCGCGGAGCAGGTGGCAGAGCTGGAAGCCCACATCACCGACATTGACTACGAGACCGCCGCCCAGCGGGAGCGGGAGGTCCGCCATGACGTCATGGCCCATGTGTATACCTATGGCAAGGCCGCTCCCTCCGCCGCCGGCATCATTCACCTGGGAGCCACCAGCTGCTATGTCACCGACAACGCGGATCTGGTGATTTACCGGGAGGGGCTCCGGTATCTCCGGGGCGAGCTGCTGGCGGTAGTGGCGAACCTCGCCAAGTTCGCAGAGCGCTACAAGGCCACCCCCACCCTGGGCTACACCCACTATCAACCCGCCCAGCTGGTGACGGTGGGCAAGCGGGCCGCGCTGTGGATGCAGGATTTTCTGGCGGACCTAGAGGAGCTGGACTTTGTCCTGGGGAGCCTCAAATTCCTGGGCTGCCGGGGCACTACCGGCACGGAGGCCAGCTTCCTGGACCTCTTTGACGGCGATGGCGCCAAGATCGACGAGATGAACCGGCAGATCAGCGCGGAGTTCGGCTTTGAGCGGTGTTTCTCCGTCTGCGGCCAGACCTATCCCCGCAAGGTGGACAGCCGAATTCTGAACGTCCTCTCCGCCATGGCCCAGAGCTGTTACCGCATGGCAAACGACATCCGTCTCCTTCAGCATGACCGGCAGGTGGAGGAGCCCTTTGAAAAACACCAGATCGGGTCCTCTGCCATGGCCTACAAACGCAACCCCATGCGCTCCGAGCGCATCTGCTCCCTCAGCCGCTACCTGATGGCTGACGCCGTAAATGCACCCATGACCGCCTCCGTCCAGTGGCTGGAGCGGACGCTGGACGACTCTGCGAACCGCCGCATCTCCATGCCGGAGGGCTTCCTCTGCGCAGACGCCGTTTTGCGCCTTGCCCAGAACGTCACGGACGGTCTGCATGTCAACGAAAAAATCGTGGACCGAGCCTGCCGGGAGTACCTGCCCTTCATCGCCACAGAGAACCTGATGATGGAGGGCGTCAAGCGAGGTGGGGATCGTCAGGAGCTCCATGAGATCATCCGAACCTGTTCCATGGCCGCCACCGCCCGGATGAAGGAGGGGGAGCCCTGCGACCTCCTGTCGCGCCTGGCGGCGGAGCCGGCCTTCGGCATGACGGAAGCGGAGATGGAGGCCGTGCTGGACCCAAAGCTGTACATCGGCCGCTGTGCTCAGCAGGTGGACGCCTTCTTGGAGGAGGAGGCCCCGCTGCTGGCGGGCGCCTCTCAGGAAAAACCGGAGATCACCCTATAA
- a CDS encoding adenylosuccinate synthase, with protein MSNCAIVGINWGDEGKGRMVDLLTSDHDVVVRYQGGGNAGHTVVNDLGKFALHLLPSGIFRQGVVNILGNGVALDCENLWNEMQDVMSQGVPITPENLKISDRASLLLPWHRELDALEEARLADKKYGSTKQGIAPFYSDKYQKKTVLAGELLYPEKLWEHLAGILEWKNLTLERVYGAKPYTMDQLKAWIQDFGGKIRPYVCDTSRYLRQAQAEGKRILFEAQLGSLRDLDYGIYPYTTSSNPIAAYAPVGSGLPTARLDRIVGVVKAYSSCVGEGPFTCEWFGETADKLREAGGEYGAKTGRPRRVGPIDLVATRYGIQCQGATDIALTKLDVLSYLDKIPICAHYELDGEIIDEFPFPSVLPDAKPVLETMDGWQCDISGVRNWEDLPEAARKYVEYVEQAIGCHITYVSVGPERDSIIIR; from the coding sequence ATGTCAAATTGTGCCATCGTAGGCATCAACTGGGGCGACGAGGGCAAGGGCCGCATGGTGGATTTGCTGACCAGTGACCACGATGTGGTGGTGCGCTATCAGGGCGGCGGCAACGCCGGCCACACCGTGGTGAACGACCTGGGAAAATTTGCCCTGCACCTGCTGCCCTCCGGCATTTTCCGCCAGGGCGTGGTCAACATTCTGGGCAACGGCGTGGCGCTGGACTGCGAGAACCTCTGGAATGAGATGCAGGATGTGATGTCCCAGGGCGTACCCATCACGCCGGAAAATCTGAAGATCAGCGACCGAGCCTCGCTGCTGCTGCCCTGGCACCGGGAGCTGGATGCGCTGGAAGAGGCCCGTCTCGCGGACAAGAAGTACGGCTCCACCAAGCAGGGCATCGCGCCGTTCTATTCGGATAAGTATCAGAAGAAGACCGTCCTCGCAGGAGAGCTGCTCTATCCGGAGAAGCTCTGGGAGCACCTGGCGGGAATTCTGGAGTGGAAGAACCTGACGCTGGAGCGGGTGTACGGCGCCAAGCCCTACACCATGGATCAGCTTAAGGCTTGGATTCAAGACTTCGGCGGCAAGATCAGGCCCTATGTCTGCGACACCTCCCGTTATCTGCGTCAGGCCCAGGCAGAGGGCAAGCGCATCCTCTTTGAGGCGCAACTGGGTTCCCTGCGGGACTTGGACTACGGTATCTACCCCTACACCACCTCCTCCAACCCCATCGCAGCCTACGCCCCCGTGGGCTCCGGCCTCCCCACTGCCCGGCTGGACCGGATTGTGGGTGTGGTGAAGGCCTATTCCTCCTGCGTGGGTGAGGGCCCCTTTACCTGCGAGTGGTTCGGTGAGACGGCTGACAAACTCCGGGAGGCTGGCGGCGAGTATGGCGCCAAGACCGGCCGGCCCCGGCGCGTAGGTCCCATCGACCTGGTGGCCACCCGCTATGGCATTCAGTGCCAGGGTGCCACGGACATCGCTCTAACCAAGTTGGATGTCTTGAGTTACCTTGACAAAATCCCCATCTGTGCCCACTACGAGCTGGACGGCGAGATCATTGACGAGTTCCCCTTCCCCTCCGTCCTGCCCGACGCCAAACCGGTGTTGGAGACCATGGATGGCTGGCAGTGCGACATCTCCGGCGTCCGGAACTGGGAGGACCTACCGGAGGCTGCCCGCAAGTACGTGGAGTATGTGGAGCAGGCCATCGGCTGCCACATCACCTATGTCTCCGTGGGGCCGGAAAGAGATTCCATTATCATCCGGTAA
- a CDS encoding cation-translocating P-type ATPase, which translates to MNQERPIWQRTRAELLRDLDCSEDGLSSQEAAARLEQHGPNELQSGKQKSIPRIFAEQFADFLVIILILAAIVSAILGDVESTVVILAVITMNAILGTVQTVKASASLDSLKRMSAPTAKVLRDGKVLQIPGREVTVGDVVSLEAGDSVCADGRLLECASLKCAESALTGESLPVEKDLSEIAGDVPLGDRRNMVFSGSFVTYGRAKFLVTAIGMDTEMGKIASLLKNTEEKKTPLQVSLDQFGKKLSIGILVICAVLFCVSVFLRQENLMNAFLFAVALAVAAIPEALSSIVTIVLSFGTQKMARENAIIRKLQAVEGLGSVSVICSDKTGTLTQNKMTVKKLYTGGKIVDASEADFHDPVQEPLLRTALLCSDATVDENGEVGDPTETALVRLGEDYGFDELTTRGKWPRLTEIPFDSDRKLMSTVHQLSGGLVMVTKGAVDVLLDRCIISAEERAEIERVNEEFSSQGLRVLAFACRTVDRAAVSLEDENDLNFLGLIAMMDPPREESKAAVAECIAAGIRPIMITGDHKVTASAIAREIGILTPGTEAVEGGVIESMSDEELREFVPKVSVYARVSPEHKIRIVRAWQDRGCLVAMTGDGVNDAPALKQADIGVAMGITGTEVAKDAAGMVLTDDNFATIVQAVKNGRNVYANIKKAIQFLLSGNTAAILTVLYASLAALPVPFAAVHLLFINLLTDSLPAIALGLEPHSDTVMREKPRPRNEGILTKSFLASVATEGLVIALAVIAAFHIGLASGGAATGSTMAFATLCLSRLFHGFNCKADRPVVFTRAFWNNRYLLGAFVVGALLLSAVLLIPALEPLFQVAQLSAGLVGAIVGLSLGSMAVIQLLKALRPRK; encoded by the coding sequence ATGAACCAAGAACGGCCAATTTGGCAGAGGACCCGGGCGGAGCTGCTCCGGGACCTGGACTGTTCCGAGGACGGACTCTCCTCCCAGGAGGCAGCGGCCCGGCTGGAACAGCATGGCCCCAATGAGCTGCAGTCCGGCAAGCAGAAGAGTATTCCCCGTATTTTTGCAGAGCAGTTTGCAGATTTCCTGGTGATCATCCTGATCCTTGCCGCTATCGTATCCGCCATCCTGGGGGATGTAGAGAGCACCGTCGTGATTCTGGCAGTGATCACCATGAACGCAATTCTAGGTACCGTGCAGACCGTAAAGGCCAGCGCCTCTCTGGACAGTCTCAAGCGGATGTCCGCCCCCACAGCCAAGGTGCTGCGGGATGGGAAAGTGCTTCAAATCCCCGGTCGCGAGGTCACTGTGGGCGACGTGGTGTCACTGGAGGCCGGTGACTCCGTGTGCGCGGACGGCCGACTTCTGGAGTGCGCCAGCCTCAAGTGCGCGGAAAGCGCCCTGACCGGCGAGAGCTTGCCGGTGGAGAAAGACCTCAGTGAAATCGCCGGCGACGTACCTCTGGGCGACCGGAGGAACATGGTATTCTCCGGCAGCTTTGTCACCTATGGCCGGGCAAAATTCCTGGTGACGGCCATTGGCATGGACACAGAGATGGGAAAGATTGCATCTCTGCTCAAAAACACGGAGGAGAAAAAGACTCCCCTGCAGGTGAGTCTGGATCAGTTTGGGAAAAAGCTCTCCATTGGGATTCTTGTGATCTGCGCGGTGCTTTTTTGCGTCAGCGTGTTCCTGCGGCAGGAAAATCTCATGAACGCCTTCCTCTTCGCCGTCGCCCTGGCCGTGGCAGCCATCCCGGAGGCGCTCTCCTCCATTGTCACCATCGTGCTCTCCTTTGGCACACAAAAAATGGCCCGGGAAAATGCTATCATTCGCAAGCTCCAGGCCGTGGAGGGTTTGGGCAGTGTGTCCGTGATCTGTTCTGATAAGACCGGTACGCTGACACAAAACAAAATGACGGTGAAAAAACTTTATACCGGCGGGAAAATCGTGGATGCCAGTGAAGCGGACTTCCATGACCCAGTCCAGGAGCCTCTGCTTCGGACAGCCCTTCTTTGCAGCGATGCAACTGTAGATGAAAACGGCGAGGTGGGGGACCCCACGGAAACCGCTCTGGTCCGGCTGGGCGAGGATTACGGATTTGATGAGCTGACTACCCGTGGGAAGTGGCCCCGGCTGACAGAGATTCCCTTTGACTCCGACCGCAAGCTCATGAGCACTGTGCACCAGCTCTCCGGCGGTCTTGTGATGGTGACTAAGGGCGCCGTGGACGTCCTGCTGGACCGCTGCATCATCTCCGCGGAGGAACGTGCTGAGATCGAGCGGGTAAATGAGGAGTTTTCCAGCCAGGGGCTGCGGGTGCTGGCCTTTGCCTGCCGCACTGTGGACCGCGCAGCTGTATCTTTGGAGGACGAAAATGATTTAAATTTCCTGGGTTTGATTGCTATGATGGACCCGCCCAGGGAGGAATCCAAGGCCGCTGTGGCGGAGTGTATTGCCGCCGGCATCCGCCCCATCATGATCACCGGCGACCACAAGGTGACAGCCTCCGCCATCGCGAGGGAAATCGGCATCCTCACCCCCGGCACCGAGGCGGTAGAGGGCGGCGTGATCGAGTCCATGAGCGACGAAGAGCTGCGGGAATTTGTGCCCAAGGTCTCTGTATACGCCCGGGTCTCCCCGGAACACAAAATCCGCATTGTCCGGGCCTGGCAGGACCGGGGATGCCTGGTGGCTATGACCGGCGACGGGGTCAATGACGCCCCTGCCCTCAAGCAGGCGGATATCGGCGTCGCCATGGGCATCACTGGTACGGAGGTGGCCAAGGACGCCGCCGGCATGGTACTGACAGACGATAACTTTGCAACCATCGTTCAGGCGGTCAAGAACGGCCGAAATGTGTACGCCAACATCAAAAAGGCCATTCAGTTCCTGCTCTCCGGCAACACCGCCGCCATCTTGACCGTGCTGTATGCCTCCCTGGCGGCGCTGCCGGTACCCTTTGCTGCGGTACACCTGCTGTTTATCAATCTCCTGACAGACTCCCTGCCCGCCATTGCCCTGGGGCTGGAACCCCATTCTGATACCGTGATGCGGGAAAAGCCCCGTCCCCGGAATGAGGGGATTTTGACCAAGTCCTTCCTGGCCAGTGTGGCCACGGAAGGGCTGGTGATCGCCCTGGCGGTGATCGCCGCCTTCCACATCGGCCTTGCCAGCGGCGGCGCGGCCACCGGCAGCACCATGGCCTTCGCCACATTGTGCCTCAGCCGCCTGTTTCACGGCTTCAACTGCAAGGCCGACCGACCCGTTGTCTTCACGCGGGCCTTCTGGAACAACCGCTACCTGTTGGGCGCTTTTGTGGTGGGCGCGCTGCTGCTGTCCGCAGTGCTGCTGATTCCGGCTCTGGAGCCTCTGTTCCAGGTGGCACAGCTCTCCGCCGGACTGGTGGGTGCCATCGTGGGGCTGTCTCTTGGCTCTATGGCGGTAATTCAACTTCTCAAGGCCCTTCGCCCCCGGAAATAA
- the bsh gene encoding choloylglycine hydrolase: MCTAVTYRTHDHYFGRNLDLPSSYQETVTITPRNFPLPFRRAGLRRKHYAIIGVALVDRGYPLYYDATNEKGLSIAGLNFPGNADFKPEAPDMDNIAPYELIPWLLGQCTSLDQVKVLLRRLNLIRLPFSERLPLTPLHWMISDRDGSMTLESVQEGLRVYDNPVGVLTNNPPFDFQMHHLTNFLNLTRESPTNRFSPELHLEPYSLGMGALGLPGDLSSASRFVRAAFTKLNSVSGASESESISQCFHILGSVAQYRGCARAGDDGFEHTLYTSCCNTDRGLYYYTTYENSQITCVDLHRERLDSDQLVVYPMLKGQRIYLQNGCVPQR; the protein is encoded by the coding sequence ATGTGTACAGCAGTCACTTATCGAACCCATGACCACTATTTTGGCCGGAATCTGGATCTTCCATCCTCCTACCAGGAGACTGTGACCATCACCCCCAGGAACTTCCCCCTACCCTTCCGGAGGGCCGGCCTCCGGAGGAAACATTATGCCATCATCGGTGTGGCTCTTGTGGATCGAGGCTATCCTCTCTATTATGACGCCACCAATGAAAAGGGGCTGAGCATTGCAGGACTGAACTTCCCCGGGAATGCAGATTTTAAGCCGGAGGCTCCGGACATGGATAACATCGCCCCCTATGAGCTGATCCCGTGGCTTTTGGGACAGTGTACCTCCCTGGACCAGGTCAAGGTGCTTCTCCGGCGGCTGAATCTGATCCGCCTGCCCTTCAGCGAGCGTCTGCCGCTCACTCCCCTGCACTGGATGATCTCGGATCGGGACGGCTCCATGACACTGGAGTCCGTCCAGGAGGGCCTGCGGGTCTATGACAATCCAGTGGGAGTCCTGACAAACAATCCCCCCTTTGACTTTCAGATGCACCACCTCACAAACTTCCTCAACCTCACCCGGGAATCCCCCACGAACCGCTTTTCACCTGAGCTGCACCTGGAGCCCTACAGTCTGGGCATGGGCGCCCTAGGTCTGCCCGGGGACCTCTCCTCTGCCTCCCGCTTTGTCCGAGCGGCCTTTACCAAACTCAATTCCGTCTCTGGAGCGTCAGAGTCCGAGAGCATCAGCCAGTGCTTCCATATTCTTGGCTCTGTGGCGCAGTACCGGGGCTGTGCCCGCGCCGGTGACGACGGCTTTGAGCACACGCTCTACACCTCCTGCTGCAACACCGACCGGGGGCTCTACTACTACACCACTTACGAAAATAGTCAGATCACCTGCGTCGATCTGCACCGGGAGCGTCTGGATTCCGATCAGCTCGTCGTCTATCCGATGCTGAAAGGGCAGCGGATCTACCTACAAAACGGGTGCGTGCCGCAGCGATAA